In a single window of the Candidatus Hydrogenedentota bacterium genome:
- a CDS encoding PAS domain-containing protein, translated as MFESLYNIVLLVALCAAAGIALRRWEGSGYAGARAGAIFGLIAAAALLAPYGDLAGLDGRSVPLALCALHFGFRAAGVAVLVACAAAWLDGAAGLASIFLPAAIGLAGRRFGWTPDAALDPAHTGAMGLAAHLPLFGLAVITGQWGAQSLWQAGLFSLLVYPAAMALSAAALRDQRRLAERARRFHHVFDQEFQFMAVLSPEGRLLEVNDLALRVTGTERDAVVGKLFWETPWWRDLPEMRENWPRRLEEAASAAGPIRSRDTYQDKAGNTRLAEATVSAVKDAAGDVDCFIIQASDVTERIKAQSALGQSEVLRRTAGRVARVGGWIMELPERRVTCSEEVYAIREWPPDYQPTVAATLASCPPEWRAPFSEAIEACIAEGVPYDLEIELFTGSGRRIWVRTIGEAVRDGEGRIIRLQGAMQDITELKQSQAAVARMAARVTETLESITDAFCTLDEEWRFTYLNREAARLARRPKRELIGRVYYEAFPAIRDTHMDENLRRAAREGRALSFETYYAPMKMWLEMRAYPLEGGIAVHYRDVTDRVAADRKLREATSRLQGILEYSPLFIAVLDLEGRYLIANHAHDHLAGQAMEGRTLWELLPEDKAADYHRAINEVAATRQARTIEDRIEIGGEPHFLSTVLFPLMDENGSVATVGGIAMETTESRRVEAERERLRHQLHESQKMEAVGRLAGGVAHDFNNMLGVIAGYTELVLSNLDTADPHRKDLLEIRQAAARSTALTRQLLAFARKQTIAPQVLDLNGVVERMLKMLGRLIGENVQLRWIPGSNLRPVCVDPTQIDQILANLAVNARDAISGQGALTIETGATELDEAYCEVHPGFVPGRFIVLAVSDDGCGMDRETLDQVFEPFFTTKGPGLGTGLGLATVYGIVKQSSGFINVYSEPGQGTTFRIYFPESAVEPDGTAAPERTAAPGGSETILLVEDEPALLALGTRQLALLGYNVLSAATPDEALRIAREHDGEIGLLLTDVIMPGMDGKELWRNVDALRPGVKTLFMSGYTADTIAHRGVLDTGVNFLQKPFNTRSIAAKIREVIDGRPIG; from the coding sequence TTGTTCGAGTCACTTTACAATATAGTCCTTCTGGTGGCGCTTTGCGCGGCCGCGGGTATCGCCCTGCGGCGATGGGAAGGTTCGGGATACGCCGGCGCGCGCGCGGGCGCGATCTTCGGTCTCATCGCCGCCGCCGCCCTGCTTGCGCCCTATGGTGATCTGGCCGGTTTGGACGGGCGCTCCGTTCCCCTCGCCCTTTGCGCGCTCCACTTCGGTTTTCGTGCGGCGGGGGTGGCTGTGCTGGTGGCGTGCGCCGCCGCCTGGCTCGATGGGGCTGCCGGCCTGGCGTCGATTTTCCTGCCCGCGGCCATCGGCTTGGCGGGACGCCGCTTCGGGTGGACGCCGGATGCGGCCCTCGACCCGGCGCACACCGGGGCGATGGGGCTGGCGGCGCACCTGCCGTTGTTTGGCCTGGCCGTGATTACCGGGCAATGGGGCGCGCAATCGCTTTGGCAGGCGGGCCTGTTTTCGCTGCTCGTCTATCCGGCGGCCATGGCGCTTTCCGCCGCCGCCCTGCGGGATCAGCGGCGCCTCGCCGAACGCGCCCGCCGCTTCCACCACGTGTTCGACCAGGAGTTCCAGTTCATGGCGGTGCTCTCGCCGGAGGGGCGGCTGCTGGAGGTCAACGATCTTGCCCTTCGCGTTACCGGAACCGAGCGGGACGCGGTGGTCGGAAAACTCTTCTGGGAAACCCCCTGGTGGCGCGATCTGCCCGAAATGCGCGAAAACTGGCCGCGAAGGCTCGAAGAAGCGGCCTCGGCAGCCGGCCCGATCCGGAGCCGGGATACGTACCAGGACAAAGCGGGCAACACCCGCCTGGCGGAAGCCACGGTCAGCGCGGTCAAGGATGCCGCCGGCGATGTGGACTGTTTCATCATTCAGGCGAGCGATGTTACCGAGCGGATCAAGGCGCAGAGCGCGCTCGGGCAAAGCGAGGTGCTGCGGAGGACCGCCGGCCGCGTCGCCCGCGTCGGCGGCTGGATTATGGAACTGCCCGAACGCCGCGTGACCTGTTCCGAGGAAGTCTACGCGATCCGCGAGTGGCCGCCGGACTATCAGCCGACGGTCGCCGCGACCCTGGCTTCCTGCCCGCCGGAGTGGCGCGCGCCCTTCTCCGAGGCCATTGAGGCCTGCATCGCCGAGGGTGTTCCTTACGACCTCGAAATCGAGCTGTTCACGGGGAGCGGCCGCCGCATTTGGGTGCGCACCATTGGCGAGGCCGTTCGCGATGGGGAAGGCCGGATCATACGGCTTCAGGGCGCCATGCAGGATATTACGGAGCTCAAACAAAGCCAGGCCGCCGTCGCGAGAATGGCCGCGCGCGTCACGGAGACGCTCGAGAGCATCACGGACGCGTTCTGCACGCTCGACGAGGAGTGGCGATTCACCTACCTGAACCGCGAGGCGGCCCGCCTCGCCCGCCGCCCGAAGCGGGAGTTGATCGGGCGGGTGTATTATGAGGCGTTCCCGGCGATCCGCGACACGCATATGGACGAAAACCTCCGCCGCGCCGCGCGGGAAGGCCGGGCGCTGAGCTTTGAAACCTACTACGCCCCCATGAAGATGTGGCTCGAAATGCGTGCCTACCCGCTCGAAGGGGGCATTGCGGTGCACTACCGCGACGTGACCGATCGGGTGGCGGCGGACCGAAAGCTCCGCGAGGCGACCAGCCGCCTCCAGGGAATCCTCGAGTACAGCCCCCTGTTTATCGCCGTGCTCGACCTGGAAGGCCGCTACCTGATCGCCAACCACGCCCACGACCACCTCGCCGGCCAGGCCATGGAGGGGAGGACCCTTTGGGAATTGCTCCCCGAGGACAAGGCCGCCGATTACCACCGCGCGATCAACGAAGTCGCCGCGACCCGCCAGGCGCGGACGATTGAAGACCGGATCGAGATCGGAGGCGAACCGCATTTCCTCAGCACGGTGCTCTTTCCGCTGATGGACGAAAACGGGTCTGTCGCCACCGTCGGCGGTATCGCCATGGAGACGACGGAGTCCAGGCGGGTGGAGGCCGAGCGGGAGCGGCTCCGCCACCAGCTCCACGAATCCCAGAAGATGGAGGCGGTGGGCCGCCTGGCGGGCGGCGTGGCCCACGATTTCAACAACATGCTCGGCGTCATCGCGGGCTACACCGAGCTGGTGCTTTCCAACCTGGACACCGCCGACCCGCACCGCAAGGATCTCCTCGAGATACGCCAGGCTGCCGCCCGTTCGACCGCCCTGACCCGGCAGTTGCTCGCCTTCGCCCGGAAACAGACCATCGCCCCGCAGGTGCTCGATCTGAACGGGGTGGTCGAGCGCATGCTGAAGATGCTCGGGCGGCTCATCGGGGAGAATGTCCAGCTGCGGTGGATTCCGGGGAGCAACCTGCGGCCCGTATGCGTAGACCCGACGCAAATCGACCAGATTCTCGCGAACCTCGCGGTCAACGCGCGCGACGCGATCAGCGGGCAGGGCGCCCTGACCATCGAAACCGGCGCCACCGAGTTGGACGAGGCCTACTGCGAAGTACACCCCGGATTCGTGCCCGGGCGCTTTATCGTGCTTGCGGTGAGCGATGACGGCTGCGGCATGGACCGGGAGACCCTCGACCAGGTGTTCGAGCCCTTTTTCACCACCAAGGGACCCGGCCTGGGCACCGGCCTCGGCCTCGCCACGGTCTACGGCATCGTGAAGCAGAGCAGCGGCTTTATCAACGTGTACAGCGAGCCCGGCCAGGGAACCACCTTCCGGATCTACTTCCCCGAGAGCGCCGTGGAGCCGGATGGAACGGCCGCGCCGGAACGAACCGCCGCGCCCGGCGGAAGCGAGACCATCCTCCTCGTGGAGGACGAACCCGCCCTGCTCGCGCTCGGGACGCGCCAGTTGGCCCTGCTCGGGTACAACGTCCTGTCCGCGGCAACGCCCGACGAGGCCCTGCGGATCGCCCGCGAACACGACGGCGAGATCGGCCTGCTGCTCACCGATGTCATCATGCCGGGGATGGACGGCAAGGAGCTCTGGCGGAACGTGGACGCCCTGCGCCCGGGCGTCAAGACGCTGTTCATGTCCGGCTACACCGCCGACACCATCGCCCACCGCGGCGTCCTCGACACGGGCGTGAATTTCCTGCAGAAGCCCTTCAATACCCGAAGCATCGCCGCGAAGATCCGCGAAGTCATCGACGGAAGGCCAATTGGATGA
- a CDS encoding phosphoribosylaminoimidazole carboxylase, with amino-acid sequence MDAPEREPEAIRSFLHPAAGAFILGLDWLLFGGTAATGGAALALSVVLGFLIGGLGTGLIQRIVAKDRAGAALMKGLVAGIVVGLPFPIGGTIVGGAVLASSGLDQLKRRSARALLEGKTRPKDGGDSAP; translated from the coding sequence ATGGATGCACCAGAGCGGGAACCTGAAGCCATTCGGTCGTTTCTTCACCCGGCGGCGGGCGCGTTTATTCTCGGGCTGGACTGGCTGCTTTTCGGGGGCACGGCGGCGACGGGCGGCGCGGCCCTGGCGCTTTCGGTGGTGCTGGGCTTCCTGATTGGCGGGCTGGGCACGGGGCTCATCCAGCGGATCGTAGCGAAGGATCGCGCGGGCGCCGCGCTGATGAAGGGCCTGGTCGCCGGCATCGTGGTGGGGCTGCCCTTCCCCATTGGCGGGACGATCGTGGGCGGGGCGGTGCTGGCGTCGTCCGGGCTGGACCAGTTGAAGCGGCGATCGGCGCGCGCGCTGCTGGAGGGAAAGACCCGCCCGAAGGACGGCGGAGACAGCGCGCCGTGA
- a CDS encoding GNAT family N-acetyltransferase yields the protein MNAAIRPARAEDAAAAAPLIYSSGPEAFEYVFSHRARTPARGFIEYAFSRGAGEFSWRWFRVVEVDGQVAGTASGYTGADARGFAWHAVRQIVHCNGLLAGARVIARGLRIERIIVPPSRPDEYYIGNVAIAPDLRGRGLGRMLFEHLHEEARARGASECVLDVSAENPRAEALYARLGYQVVRDIPSRLANAAGRVPDHRRMALSL from the coding sequence GTGAACGCCGCAATACGCCCGGCGCGCGCGGAAGACGCCGCCGCGGCCGCGCCGCTGATCTACAGCTCGGGCCCGGAGGCCTTCGAGTACGTGTTTTCGCACCGCGCCAGGACGCCCGCGCGGGGTTTCATCGAGTACGCGTTCTCGCGCGGCGCAGGGGAGTTTTCGTGGCGCTGGTTCCGCGTGGTGGAGGTGGACGGCCAGGTCGCGGGGACGGCATCGGGCTACACGGGGGCCGACGCGCGGGGTTTCGCGTGGCATGCCGTGCGGCAGATCGTGCACTGCAACGGCCTCCTCGCCGGCGCCCGGGTCATCGCGCGCGGGCTCCGCATTGAGCGGATCATCGTGCCGCCGTCGCGCCCGGACGAATACTACATCGGCAACGTGGCCATTGCGCCGGACCTGCGCGGCCGCGGGCTCGGCCGGATGCTCTTCGAGCACCTGCACGAAGAGGCGCGTGCGCGGGGCGCGTCGGAATGCGTGCTGGACGTCTCGGCGGAGAACCCCCGGGCGGAAGCACTCTACGCGCGCCTGGGCTACCAGGTGGTGCGGGATATCCCCTCGCGCCTCGCCAACGCCGCCGGGCGCGTGCCCGATCACCGGCGGATGGCGCTTTCGTTGTGA
- a CDS encoding DUF3267 domain-containing protein — MRLHVGSVPEPTDFVPNPPWRAMREPSVWIMQLIATPIGIVTSAVLATLWFLIGDFEGAIMPPTISGFLLSFAAITLVHELIHAATHPGQGLTSRSLLGVWPSKLLFYAHYDGELTRNRFIAILLMPFLCMSLAPLLFSVAIGAVPGWVVYVSVFNALLACGDLFGATMVLLQVSPGASVHNHGYWTYWKLTGEETCIVAAEDSDGNREVTPRNASAEEVELQEE, encoded by the coding sequence ATGCGTTTACACGTAGGATCGGTTCCAGAGCCCACGGACTTCGTGCCGAACCCTCCCTGGCGCGCGATGCGCGAGCCTTCAGTCTGGATTATGCAGCTGATCGCGACTCCAATTGGAATCGTGACATCGGCGGTGCTTGCGACACTCTGGTTTCTGATCGGGGACTTCGAAGGCGCGATCATGCCGCCTACGATATCTGGATTCCTTCTCTCCTTTGCCGCCATCACACTTGTCCACGAGTTGATTCATGCCGCCACGCATCCAGGCCAGGGCCTCACCTCCCGTTCATTGCTGGGTGTGTGGCCCTCCAAACTGCTGTTCTACGCGCATTATGATGGCGAGCTGACGCGAAACCGTTTCATCGCGATTCTGCTCATGCCCTTCCTGTGTATGAGCCTGGCCCCGTTGCTTTTTTCCGTGGCTATTGGCGCCGTTCCAGGCTGGGTAGTCTACGTTTCGGTGTTTAATGCGTTGCTCGCATGTGGCGATTTGTTCGGAGCGACCATGGTTCTTCTTCAGGTGTCACCGGGGGCCAGCGTGCATAATCACGGCTATTGGACGTACTGGAAACTAACCGGGGAGGAGACGTGCATTGTGGCTGCCGAGGACAGCGATGGGAATAGAGAAGTAACTCCTCGGAATGCCTCGGCAGAGGAAGTGGAACTTCAAGAGGAATGA
- a CDS encoding peptidoglycan-binding protein produces MTVFRLGAAGAGVRALQARLRDAGFCPGPVDGVYGARTASAVRAFQGVRGLAVDGVAGPLTLAALGLAPGVEAGGRSAAAQAYPAVRAAAARMFPAASAPGIARHLPVVLDALAAAGLDDAPMVLMALATIRAETESFQPVSERVSKYNTTPGGHPFDRYDDRADLGNRGYPDGARFRGRGFVQLTGRDNYTRHSRALYGDDRLVAAPDRANDPEVAARLLARFLKEREGAIRKALDAGDLRAARRLVNGGTHGLERFTDAYRIGARALGLQE; encoded by the coding sequence ATGACGGTTTTTCGGTTGGGCGCGGCGGGCGCGGGGGTACGGGCATTGCAGGCGCGGCTGCGGGACGCGGGGTTTTGTCCGGGGCCGGTGGATGGGGTGTATGGGGCGCGGACGGCGTCGGCGGTGCGGGCGTTTCAGGGGGTGCGCGGGCTGGCGGTGGATGGCGTCGCGGGACCGTTGACGCTGGCGGCGCTCGGCCTGGCGCCGGGGGTGGAGGCTGGCGGGCGCAGCGCGGCGGCGCAGGCGTATCCGGCGGTGCGGGCGGCGGCCGCGCGGATGTTTCCGGCGGCGTCGGCGCCGGGGATCGCGCGGCATCTGCCGGTGGTGCTCGATGCGCTGGCGGCGGCGGGGCTGGACGACGCGCCGATGGTGTTGATGGCGCTGGCGACGATCCGCGCGGAGACGGAGTCGTTCCAGCCAGTGAGCGAGCGGGTGTCGAAGTACAACACGACGCCCGGCGGGCATCCGTTTGATCGCTATGACGATCGCGCGGACCTGGGCAACCGGGGCTATCCGGACGGCGCGCGTTTTCGCGGGCGGGGCTTTGTCCAGCTGACGGGCCGGGACAATTACACGCGCCACAGCCGCGCGTTGTACGGCGATGATCGGCTCGTGGCGGCGCCGGATCGCGCGAATGATCCGGAGGTGGCGGCGCGGCTGCTGGCGCGCTTCCTCAAGGAGCGGGAGGGGGCGATCCGGAAGGCGCTGGATGCGGGCGATCTGCGCGCGGCGCGGCGGCTCGTGAATGGCGGGACGCACGGGCTGGAGCGCTTCACCGACGCGTACCGGATTGGGGCGCGGGCGCTCGGGCTGCAAGAGTAG